The Fructilactobacillus ixorae genome has a window encoding:
- a CDS encoding manganese catalase family protein — protein sequence MFKHTRKLQYNAKPDRPDPLMARRLQESLGGQWGEVTGMMSYLSQGWSSTGDEKYKDLLLDTGTEEIAHVEMISTMIAYLLEGAPFSEQDAAYEKDPALASVMAGMDPEHALVHGMTASLNNPNGFGWNAGYATSSGNLVADMRFNVTRESEARLQVSRLYYMTEDEGIRDMLKFLLARETQHQLQFMKAQEELEDKYGVIVPGDMKEIEHKEFAHVLMNFSDGEGSRAFEGQVAKDGEKFTYQENPEAMGGIPETKPADKRLHNDQG from the coding sequence ATGTTTAAACACACACGCAAACTACAGTACAACGCCAAACCTGATCGTCCAGATCCATTAATGGCTCGTCGGCTTCAAGAATCATTGGGTGGCCAATGGGGTGAAGTTACGGGTATGATGTCATACCTTTCCCAAGGTTGGTCTTCAACTGGCGACGAAAAGTACAAGGATCTTTTATTAGATACTGGTACTGAAGAAATCGCCCACGTTGAAATGATTTCAACGATGATCGCCTACTTATTAGAAGGCGCTCCATTTAGCGAACAAGATGCTGCTTACGAAAAAGATCCTGCCTTGGCTTCTGTAATGGCTGGGATGGATCCAGAACACGCCCTTGTTCACGGGATGACTGCTAGCTTGAACAACCCGAACGGTTTTGGTTGGAACGCTGGCTACGCTACTTCAAGTGGTAACCTTGTTGCTGACATGCGTTTCAACGTTACGCGTGAATCAGAAGCTCGTTTACAAGTTAGTCGTCTTTACTACATGACTGAAGACGAAGGTATTCGTGATATGCTTAAATTCTTGTTGGCTCGTGAGACTCAACACCAATTACAATTCATGAAGGCCCAAGAAGAATTAGAAGATAAGTACGGCGTAATCGTACCTGGTGATATGAAAGAAATCGAACACAAAGAATTTGCTCACGTATTGATGAACTTCTCTGATGGTGAAGGATCACGTGCCTTTGAAGGACAAGTTGCTAAAGATGGTGAGAAATTCACTTACCAAGAAAACCCAGAAGCAATGGGTGGAATTCCTGAAACAAAGCCAGCTGACAAGCGACTTCACAACGACCAAGGTTAA
- a CDS encoding LPXTG cell wall anchor domain-containing protein, which produces MSASSSLSTSASDFISASLGNHGSMTVNSMSEAARVSNGNGTVLNQNATEEKQKQPSSKQQKLPQTGSDQQNLTLLGLLTMFLAGLGIKRRKRDEK; this is translated from the coding sequence ATGAGTGCAAGTTCTTCACTAAGCACAAGTGCTTCTGATTTTATCAGTGCTTCATTAGGTAATCATGGATCGATGACAGTCAATAGCATGAGTGAGGCAGCCAGGGTTTCAAATGGAAACGGGACTGTGCTGAATCAAAATGCTACTGAAGAAAAGCAGAAACAGCCTAGTTCCAAGCAGCAAAAATTACCGCAAACTGGTAGTGATCAGCAAAATCTGACGTTGCTAGGCTTGTTGACGATGTTCCTAGCCGGATTGGGAATTAAACGGCGGAAACGCGACGAAAAGTAG